The following nucleotide sequence is from Candidatus Finniella inopinata.
TCAGGTCTCAGGTCTCAGGAATGCTAAAACTTTTTTCATTACTGTGGGCAGGGCTTGTTGGTCAAGGGCCTTGGTGTCGGCCCAAAAGCCCGTTGGAAAGCCTAGGATTTCTTCTGGATCCTTGGTCGTTTCATATACGCTTAGGTTCAGGTGAAAATGGGTGAACGTATGTTTAACTATGCCGCGCCACAAACCATCGTGAACCAGCTCGGTTGGTTGCTCTGCCCACGCAGTCCCTGGCACTTCAATCATGCCCCCCAAAAGCCCTTTCTCTGGACGGCGCCTCAGCCAAATCTGGCCCTGCTTATTCATCGTCAAAAACGCACAACCATAACGGGTGGGCTTTGGCGGCTTAACGGCTTTGATGGGTAACGTGTGTTGCAGGCTGTCCTCGTAGCCTTTGCATAAACTTCTCAAGGGGCATCTGTCGCAGCGCGGCTGTTGGGGGCGGCAGATCATGGATCCTAAATCCATCAGGCTTTGCGCAAAATCACCCGGTCGATCATCGGCCGCCAATAATAACGCTTTTTCAGCGACTGTTTTCTTCAACATCGGCAGCGCTTGAGTCAACCCAAAAACGCGGGCCACCACCCGAATCACATTTCCATCGACCGGCACAACGGGCTGGTCAAAGGCTATTGATGCGATGGCTTTGGCAGTATAATCACCAACGCCTGGAAGCTTCCTAAGATCATCGGGCGTTTGCGGAAAGGACGGCAGGTCAGCCAACTGCCCCAAAGCCTTGTGCAGATTTCGAGCACGACTGTAATACCCCAGACCTTGCCACGCGACCAGAACGTCATCCAACGACGCCTTAGCCATCGCTTCCAACGTTGGCCACTGGCCAATAAAGCGTTCAAAATAGGCAATCACGGTGGCCACTGTTGTTTGCTGCAACATGATCTCGCTAAGCAACACGTGATAGGGGTTGGGTTTTTGACCCTTTAAGGCTCGCCAGGGCAGGGTGCGCCGGTTGCTGTCATACCAATGCAGCAGACGATGACGAAAGGCAGCTATATCCATATTGACAGATGGCCATTTTGTAAGGTTAATGAATCTAACAATGCCAACAATAAAAGGTTCTGCCATCGCAAAGCAATATCCAAGATTTTCACGGGCTGGCCGCTCTCTGGGGGTGGTGATGGGCAAGGTGATGACCCCGGTTTGTCGCCAACAGGGGTTGATAACGGCTGACCTGGTGTTGGAATGGCCGCGGGTTGTGGGAGCAGAATTGGCCAATGTGTCCCAGGTCCTAAAAATCAGTTTCAGTGCGGGGCGACGTCAACAGGGGTGCTTGCACCTGCAAACCAGCAGTACGATGGCAGCCGTCCTGACATACAGCCAGGCCACGATTATTGAGCGGGTGAACCAATATTATGGCTATCAGGCGATTGACCGCGTTCGGGTATTTCATAAGCCTTTGTCTGGGGTCGTGCCTATCAAGAAGACGGCCACCCTTGTAAAGGCGCCGCTGCCAGAGGCGTGGCAGGGTTTGTTGCAGGACGTCTCGGATGACAGTCTGAAGCAGGCCTTGGAAAATCTGGCCACCTCTTTGCAGGCTAGGGTTTCTTAGGTGTTAACCAAACAAGATTTGATTGACGATCTGGCGTCTGGCTGTAAATCGCCACAGCAGTTTCGTATTGGTACTGAACACGAACAGTTTGTGTTTTTAAAGGGTCATGGGCGCGCGCCTTACCAGTCTATTTGGCAGATTTTGGAAAGCCTGCAGGCATTTGGCTGGCAACCTGTCATGGAAAACGATTATTTGATTGGGCTGCAATCGCCAAACACCCAGGCGGCCATTAGTTTGGAACCTGGTGGGCAGTTTGAATTATCGGGGGCGCCGTTTAAAACGGTGCATGAGACGTATCAAGAATTGGTGACGCATCAACAGCAGGTGGCCGTGGTCAGTCAGGATCTGGGTCTGAAATTTCAGGCTGTGGGGTTTGACCCTTTTAACAAACGGGAAGACGTCCCCTGGATGCCAAAGGCGCGCTATGACCTGATGCGGCGGTATATGCCGACCCGGGGGGATCTGGGCCTGGATATGATGACGCGTACCTGCACCGTTCAGGCCAATTTGGATTATCAGTCAGAGGCGGACATGGTGACCAAAATGCGCGTGGGTATGGCGCTGCAGCCGATGGTGACGGCGTTGTTTGCCAATTCTGGGCAAGTGGAGGGTCAACAGACCGATTATCAGTCGTAC
It contains:
- a CDS encoding A/G-specific adenine glycosylase, whose protein sequence is MAEPFIVGIVRFINLTKWPSVNMDIAAFRHRLLHWYDSNRRTLPWRALKGQKPNPYHVLLSEIMLQQTTVATVIAYFERFIGQWPTLEAMAKASLDDVLVAWQGLGYYSRARNLHKALGQLADLPSFPQTPDDLRKLPGVGDYTAKAIASIAFDQPVVPVDGNVIRVVARVFGLTQALPMLKKTVAEKALLLAADDRPGDFAQSLMDLGSMICRPQQPRCDRCPLRSLCKGYEDSLQHTLPIKAVKPPKPTRYGCAFLTMNKQGQIWLRRRPEKGLLGGMIEVPGTAWAEQPTELVHDGLWRGIVKHTFTHFHLNLSVYETTKDPEEILGFPTGFWADTKALDQQALPTVMKKVLAFLRPET
- a CDS encoding DUF721 domain-containing protein, with translation MPTIKGSAIAKQYPRFSRAGRSLGVVMGKVMTPVCRQQGLITADLVLEWPRVVGAELANVSQVLKISFSAGRRQQGCLHLQTSSTMAAVLTYSQATIIERVNQYYGYQAIDRVRVFHKPLSGVVPIKKTATLVKAPLPEAWQGLLQDVSDDSLKQALENLATSLQARVS
- a CDS encoding glutamate--cysteine ligase; translation: MLTKQDLIDDLASGCKSPQQFRIGTEHEQFVFLKGHGRAPYQSIWQILESLQAFGWQPVMENDYLIGLQSPNTQAAISLEPGGQFELSGAPFKTVHETYQELVTHQQQVAVVSQDLGLKFQAVGFDPFNKREDVPWMPKARYDLMRRYMPTRGDLGLDMMTRTCTVQANLDYQSEADMVTKMRVGMALQPMVTALFANSGQVEGQQTDYQSYRSQIWQDTDPDRTGILAFVFERGMGFERYVDYMLTVPMYFVKRDGAYIDATGQSFADFMQGKLPALPSEYPTLQDWHDHLSTAFPEVRLKHYLEMRGADSGSLEQLIALPALWVGLLYDKDSLSAVADLTKDWTYGEVQDLYQRIPKQGMKAVFKGSPLETWLQQVLAISHAGLSRRQFYNGEGQTEAIYLEPFMSIGPPR